One segment of Kogia breviceps isolate mKogBre1 chromosome 14, mKogBre1 haplotype 1, whole genome shotgun sequence DNA contains the following:
- the GDF5 gene encoding growth/differentiation factor 5 codes for MRLPKVLIFLLWHLAWLDLEFICTVLGAPDLGQRPQGPRPGLAKAEAKERAPLAQNIFRPGGHSYGGGATNARAKGGTGQTGAPTQPKKDEPKKLPPRSGGPEPKPGHPPQTRQAATRTVTPKGQLPGGKAPPKAGSVPSPFLPKKAREPGSPREPKEPFRPPPITPHEYMLSLYRTLSEADRKGGNSSVKLEAGLANTITSFIDKGQDDRSPAVRKQRYVFDISALEKDGLLGAELRILRKKSSDTAKPVAPGSGRAAQLKLSSCPSGRQPAALLDVRSMPGLDGSGWEVFDIWKLFRNFKNSAQLCLELEAWERGRAVDLRGLGFDRAARQVHEKALFLVFGRTKKRDLFFNEIKARSGQDDKTVYEYLFSQRRKRRAPLATRQGKRPSKNPKARCSRKALHVNFKDMGWDDWIIAPLEYEAFHCEGLCEFPLRSHLEPTNHAVIQTLMNSMDPESTPPTCCVPTRLSPISILFIDSANNVVYKQYEDMVVESCGCR; via the exons ATGAGACTCCCCAAAGTCCTCATTTTCTTGCTTTGGCACCTGGCTTGGCTGGACCTGGAATTCATCTGCACTGTGTTGGGTGCCCCTGACTTGGGCCAGAGACCCCAGGGGCCCAGGCCAGGATTGGCCAAAGCAGAAGCCAAGGAGAGGGCCCCTCTGGCCCAGAACATCTTCAGGCCGGGGGGTCACAGCTACGGTGGGGGGGCCACCAATGCCAGGGCAAAGGGGGGCACCGGGCAGACAGGAGCCCCGACACAGCCCAAGAAGGATGAACCCAAAAAGCTGCCCCCCAGATCGGGTGGTCCTGAACCCAAGCCAGGACACCCTCCCCAGACAAGGCAGGCTGCAACGCGGACTGTGACCCCAAAAGGACAGCTTCCTGGGGGTAAGGCACCACCAAAGGCAGGATCTGTCCCCAGCCCCTTCCTGCCGAAGAAGGCCAGGGAGCCTGGGTCCCCTCGAGAGCCCAAGGAGCCATTCCGCCCGCCCCCCATCACGCCCCACGAATACATGCTCTCGCTGTACAGGACGCTGTCCGAGGCTGACAGAAAGGGAGGCAACAGCAGCGTGAAGTTGGAGGCTGGCCTGGCCAACACCATCACCAGCTTTATTGACAAAGGGCAag ATGACCGAAGTCCTGCGGTCAGGAAGCAAAGGTACGTGTTTGACATTAGCGCCCTGGAGAAGGATGGGCTACTAGGGGCCGAGCTGCGGATCTTGCGGAAGAAGTCCTCGGACACAGCTAAGCCAGTGGCCCCCGGCAGTGGGCGAGCTGCCCAGCTGAAGCTGTCCAGCTGCCCCAGCGGCCGACAGCCGGCAGCCTTGCTGGATGTGCGTTCCATGCCAGGCCTGGATGGATCTGGCTGGGAGGTGTTCGACATCTGGAAGCTCTTCCGAAACTTTAAGAACTCGGCCCAGCTGTGCCTGGAGCTGGAGGCCTGGGAACGGGGCCGGGCCGTGGACCTCCGTGGCCTGGGCTTTGACCGGGCTGCCCGGCAGGTCCATGAGAAGGCCCTGTTCCTGGTGTTTGGCCGCACCAAGAAACGGGACCTGTTCTTTAATGAGATTAAGGCCCGCTCTGGCCAAGATGATAAGACCGTCTACGAGTACCTGTTCAGCCAGCGACGAAAGCGGCGGGCCCCACTGGCCACGCGTCAGGGCAAGCGGCCCAGCAAGAACCCCAAGGCCCGCTGCAGTCGGAAGGCGCTGCATGTCAACTTCAAGGACATGGGCTGGGATGACTGGATTATCGCGCCCCTGGAGTACGAGGCCTTCCACTGCGAGGGGCTATGCGAGTTCCCCCTGCGCTCCCACCTGGAGCCCACGAACCATGCAGTCATCCAGACCCTGATGAACTCCATGGACCCCGAGTCCACGCCACCCACCTGCTGTGTGCCCACGCGGCTGAGTCCCATCAGCATCCTCTTCATTGATTCCGCCAACAATGTGGTCTATAAGCAGTATGAGGACATGGTCGTGGAGTCTTGCGGCTGCAGGTAG